A single region of the Brachypodium distachyon strain Bd21 chromosome 3, Brachypodium_distachyon_v3.0, whole genome shotgun sequence genome encodes:
- the LOC100834321 gene encoding dehydrodolichyl diphosphate synthase complex subunit NUS1 isoform X2, with amino-acid sequence MMVKLILGFLWYLIHLVISLFNLWSHLCNNLECYLISSELLPKFRNLRLEKLKYLGVVVDSREANNILKVKQLLWWLSTIGVKNVILYDVEGVLKKLLEPGIKASRDRNSRNSINVSANMEASHFSHGGMAVECLSGSDGKEGIAKAANLMYSDFCNCATHGSAKSDIIFTEADMACALRAAGSGGAEPDLLLVYGPVRCHLGFPAWRLRYTEIVHMGSLKSMKYGSIVKAFYRFSEKYQNYGM; translated from the exons ATGATGGTAAAGCTCATCTTAGGGTTTCTATGGTACCTCATCCACTTGGTGATCAGCCTCTTCAATTTATGGTCTCATCTGTGTAATAATCTAGAATGCTACCTCATTTCATCTGAGTTGCTGCCCAAGTTCCGAAATCTTCGTCTTGAGAAACTCAAGTACTTGGGCGTCGTAGTAGATAGCAGAGAAGCAAATAATATTTTGAAGGTCAAGCAGCTTTTGTGGTGGTTATCAACTATCGGTGTTAAGAACGTAATTCTCTATGACGTTGAAG GAGTACTGAAGAAATTGCTTGAGCCTGGTATAAAAGCCTCAAGAGACAGGAATTCAAGGAATTCTATA AATGTCAGTGCAAACATGGAAGCTTCGCACTTTAGTCACGGAGGGATGGCTGTAGAGTGTCTTTCTGGTTCTGATGGCAAGGAAGGCATTGCAAAAGCTGCAAACTTAATGTACTCAGATTTCTGCAATTGCGCTACTCATGGATCTGCCAAAAGTGACATCATATTTACAGAGGCTGACATGGCTTGTGCACTGAGAGCAGCTG GTAGTGGTGGAGCAGAACCTGATCTTCTTCTTGTGTACGGTCCTGTTAGATGTCATTTAGGATTTCCTGCGTGGAGATTACGGTATACAGAGATTGT GCATATGGGTTCATTGAAATCGATGAAATATGGTTCTATTGTGAAAGCTTTCTATCGATTCTCGGAGAAATATCAAAATTATG GCAT
- the LOC100834321 gene encoding uncharacterized protein LOC100834321 isoform X4: protein MMVKLILGFLWYLIHLVISLFNLWSHLCNNLECYLISSELLPKFRNLRLEKLKYLGVVVDSREANNILKVKQLLWWLSTIGVKNVILYDVEGVLKKLLEPGIKASRDRNSRNSINVSANMEASHFSHGGMAVECLSGSDGKEGIAKAANLMYSDFCNCATHGSAKSDIIFTEADMACALRAAVVEQNLIFFLCTVLLDVI from the exons ATGATGGTAAAGCTCATCTTAGGGTTTCTATGGTACCTCATCCACTTGGTGATCAGCCTCTTCAATTTATGGTCTCATCTGTGTAATAATCTAGAATGCTACCTCATTTCATCTGAGTTGCTGCCCAAGTTCCGAAATCTTCGTCTTGAGAAACTCAAGTACTTGGGCGTCGTAGTAGATAGCAGAGAAGCAAATAATATTTTGAAGGTCAAGCAGCTTTTGTGGTGGTTATCAACTATCGGTGTTAAGAACGTAATTCTCTATGACGTTGAAG GAGTACTGAAGAAATTGCTTGAGCCTGGTATAAAAGCCTCAAGAGACAGGAATTCAAGGAATTCTATA AATGTCAGTGCAAACATGGAAGCTTCGCACTTTAGTCACGGAGGGATGGCTGTAGAGTGTCTTTCTGGTTCTGATGGCAAGGAAGGCATTGCAAAAGCTGCAAACTTAATGTACTCAGATTTCTGCAATTGCGCTACTCATGGATCTGCCAAAAGTGACATCATATTTACAGAGGCTGACATGGCTTGTGCACTGAGAGCAGCTG TGGTGGAGCAGAACCTGATCTTCTTCTTGTGTACGGTCCTGTTAGATGTCATTTAG
- the LOC100834321 gene encoding dehydrodolichyl diphosphate synthase complex subunit NUS1 isoform X1: MMVKLILGFLWYLIHLVISLFNLWSHLCNNLECYLISSELLPKFRNLRLEKLKYLGVVVDSREANNILKVKQLLWWLSTIGVKNVILYDVEGVLKKLLEPGIKASRDRNSRNSINVSANMEASHFSHGGMAVECLSGSDGKEGIAKAANLMYSDFCNCATHGSAKSDIIFTEADMACALRAAGSGGAEPDLLLVYGPVRCHLGFPAWRLRYTEIVHMGSLKSMKYGSIVKAFYRFSEKYQNYGK; the protein is encoded by the exons ATGATGGTAAAGCTCATCTTAGGGTTTCTATGGTACCTCATCCACTTGGTGATCAGCCTCTTCAATTTATGGTCTCATCTGTGTAATAATCTAGAATGCTACCTCATTTCATCTGAGTTGCTGCCCAAGTTCCGAAATCTTCGTCTTGAGAAACTCAAGTACTTGGGCGTCGTAGTAGATAGCAGAGAAGCAAATAATATTTTGAAGGTCAAGCAGCTTTTGTGGTGGTTATCAACTATCGGTGTTAAGAACGTAATTCTCTATGACGTTGAAG GAGTACTGAAGAAATTGCTTGAGCCTGGTATAAAAGCCTCAAGAGACAGGAATTCAAGGAATTCTATA AATGTCAGTGCAAACATGGAAGCTTCGCACTTTAGTCACGGAGGGATGGCTGTAGAGTGTCTTTCTGGTTCTGATGGCAAGGAAGGCATTGCAAAAGCTGCAAACTTAATGTACTCAGATTTCTGCAATTGCGCTACTCATGGATCTGCCAAAAGTGACATCATATTTACAGAGGCTGACATGGCTTGTGCACTGAGAGCAGCTG GTAGTGGTGGAGCAGAACCTGATCTTCTTCTTGTGTACGGTCCTGTTAGATGTCATTTAGGATTTCCTGCGTGGAGATTACGGTATACAGAGATTGT GCATATGGGTTCATTGAAATCGATGAAATATGGTTCTATTGTGAAAGCTTTCTATCGATTCTCGGAGAAATATCAAAATTATG
- the LOC100834321 gene encoding uncharacterized protein LOC100834321 isoform X3, translating to MMVKLILGFLWYLIHLVISLFNLWSHLCNNLECYLISSELLPKFRNLRLEKLKYLGVVVDSREANNILKVKQLLWWLSTIGVKNVILYDVEGVLKKLLEPGIKASRDRNSRNSINVSANMEASHFSHGGMAVECLSGSDGKEGIAKAANLMYSDFCNCATHGSAKSDIIFTEADMACALRAAGMFEKLFPLVVEQNLIFFLCTVLLDVI from the exons ATGATGGTAAAGCTCATCTTAGGGTTTCTATGGTACCTCATCCACTTGGTGATCAGCCTCTTCAATTTATGGTCTCATCTGTGTAATAATCTAGAATGCTACCTCATTTCATCTGAGTTGCTGCCCAAGTTCCGAAATCTTCGTCTTGAGAAACTCAAGTACTTGGGCGTCGTAGTAGATAGCAGAGAAGCAAATAATATTTTGAAGGTCAAGCAGCTTTTGTGGTGGTTATCAACTATCGGTGTTAAGAACGTAATTCTCTATGACGTTGAAG GAGTACTGAAGAAATTGCTTGAGCCTGGTATAAAAGCCTCAAGAGACAGGAATTCAAGGAATTCTATA AATGTCAGTGCAAACATGGAAGCTTCGCACTTTAGTCACGGAGGGATGGCTGTAGAGTGTCTTTCTGGTTCTGATGGCAAGGAAGGCATTGCAAAAGCTGCAAACTTAATGTACTCAGATTTCTGCAATTGCGCTACTCATGGATCTGCCAAAAGTGACATCATATTTACAGAGGCTGACATGGCTTGTGCACTGAGAGCAGCTGGTATGTTTGAAAAATTATTTCCTCTCG TGGTGGAGCAGAACCTGATCTTCTTCTTGTGTACGGTCCTGTTAGATGTCATTTAG